In Oryza brachyantha chromosome 2, ObraRS2, whole genome shotgun sequence, a single window of DNA contains:
- the LOC102706635 gene encoding uncharacterized GPI-anchored protein At4g28100-like, with product MPPLRRCVLLCLYVAAASPLALCSAPAALPDPAPLDPALIFPSATPAQPGSGTIPAFPEQSDAAAGASSTCPLAPSPSLLPAVTSSCDVGGALATRLRCCPALAAWLFAAYAPAALAQRPAKSAAAAAVDMPVPPDDSEACAGAADRALRAEGAALPRPPGANATCDVAFCYCGVRLRRLTCGAAPAEGGQWAPADAAARRLERDCAQPGVPGCSKCLRALTTIKSGSGGAAASSASAATGKQQGGGGSGSGTGERDCQLMGLMWLLQRNATRYGAAATAVIRALMAADEASAAATGPAAACSLPVDGMPLPAEYARLSGGGSPADVPRLYAPLLLAVLLGVVFCSM from the exons ATGCCTCCGCTTCGCCGCTGTGTCCTCCTCTGCCTCTACGTGGCCGCGGCATCACCCCTCGCGCTGTGCTCCGCGCCGGCGGCATTGCCGGACCCGGCGCCGCTCGACCCGGCCCTGATCTTCCCCTCGGCGACCCCGGCGCAGCCCGGGAGCGGCACGATCCCGGCGTTCCCGGAGCAGTcggacgccgcggcgggggcgtcCTCGACGTGCCCGCTCGCCCCGTCCCCGTCGCTCCTCCCGGCCGTGACGTCGTCctgcgacgtcggcggcgcgctggCCACGAGGCTGCGCTGCTGCCCGGCGCTGGCCGCGTGGCTGTTCGCGGCGTACGCGCCCGCGGCGCTCGCGCAGAGGCCCGCGAAGTcggctgccgccgcggccgtggaCATGCCCGTGCCGCCGGACGACTCGGAGGCGTGCGCGGGCGCCGCGGACCGCGCGCTGCGGGCGGAGGGCGCGGCGCTGCCTCGCCCGCCGGGCGCCAACGCGACGTGCGACGTGGCGTTCTGCTACTGCGGGGTGAGGCTCAGGAGGCTGAcgtgcggcgcggcgccggcggagggcggGCAATGGGCGCCGGCGGACGCCGCAGCTAGGAGGCTGGAGAGGGACTGCGCGCAACCAGGCGTCCCCGGCTGCTCCAAGTGCCTCCGTGCCCTGACCACG ATAAAGTCCGGCTCCGGTggcgccgcggcgtcgtcggcgtcggcggcgacggggaagcagcagggcggcggcgggagcgggagcgggacgGGCGAGCGGGACTGCCAGCTGATGGGGCTCATGTGGCTGCTGCAGCGGAACGCCACGCGGTACGGCGCCGCGGCCACGGCCGTGATCCGGGCGCTGATGGCCGCGGACGAGgcgtccgccgcggcgaccgggccggcggcggcgtgctcgCTCCCCGTGGACGGCATGCCGCTCCCGGCCGAGTACGCGCGGCTCAGCGGGGGAGGCAGCCCGGCAGACGTACCACGCCTCTacgcgccgctgctgctcgccgTGCTGCTGGGCGTTGTTTTCTGCTCGATGTAG